One Gossypium hirsutum isolate 1008001.06 chromosome A11, Gossypium_hirsutum_v2.1, whole genome shotgun sequence genomic window carries:
- the LOC107923783 gene encoding uncharacterized protein: MADWGPVLVATVLFVLLCPRLLFQIPGRNKVVEFGNMHTSGASIVVHAIIYFGLITIFCIAIGVHIYASQ, encoded by the coding sequence ATGGCAGACTGGGGTCCGGTCTTAGTAGCAACAGTGCTGTTCGTATTGCTTTGTCCTAGACTTTTGTTTCAAATACCTGGTAGGAACAAGGTTGTTGAGTTTGGTAACATGCATACCAGTGGAGCTTCCATTGTTGTCCACGCTATTATCTACTTTGGTCTCATTACTATCTTTTGTATTGCAATTGGAGTTCATATCTATGCTTCTCAGTGA
- the LOC107923320 gene encoding MADS-box transcription factor 23-like codes for MGRGKVQLKRIENPTNRQVTFSKRRNGLLKKAFELSILCDAEVALLIFSSSGKVYQFASHDMDRTVAKYRREVGLPDSSNPQFRTMEFWRSEIDELNRSINTLEARLKHLSGEDILALGMRDLKQLERQLKIGVERVRSRKRRIVSDHATLLKRRHKQLQEENSRLHKRVKLKELQDGNISSGLVGENACTMFHQRIVHEEDFHNETGLPL; via the exons ATGGGGAGAGGCAAGGTTCAGTTGAAAAGAATTGAGAACCCAACAAACAGGCAAGTTACCTTCTCAAAGAGAAGAAATGGGCTTCTCAAGAAAGCTTTTGAGTTGTCCATTCTTTGTGATGCTGAAGTTGCCTTGCTTATCTTCTCTTCTTCTGGAAAGGTTTACCAGTTTGCAAGTCATGA CATGGATAGGACTGTTGCAAAGTATAGAAGGGAAGTAGGGCTGCCTGATTCAAGTAACCCCCAATTTAGAACCATGGAG TTTTGGAGAAGTGAGATTGATGAGTTAAATAGATCCATAAACACCTTGGAAGCTAGACTTAA GCACTTATCTGGAGAAGACATCTTAGCATTAGGCATGAGAGACTTGAAACAGCTTGAGCGCCAGTTGAAAATAGGCGTTGAACGTGTCCGCTCCAGAAAG AGACGCATTGTTTCGGATCACGCCACCTTGCTGAAGAGAAGG CACAAACAATTGCAAGAGGAGAACAGTCGCCTCCATAAAAGA GTTAAGTTGAAAGAGTTACAAGATGGCAATATCAGCTCAGGACTTGTGGGTGAAAATGCTTGCACCATGTTTCATCAAAG GATCGTTCATGAAGAAGATTTCCATAACGAAACAGGCCTCCCACTATGA
- the LOC107923320 gene encoding MADS-box transcription factor 23-like isoform X1, which produces MDDGWVLKEMGRGKVQLKRIENPTNRQVTFSKRRNGLLKKAFELSILCDAEVALLIFSSSGKVYQFASHDMDRTVAKYRREVGLPDSSNPQFRTMEFWRSEIDELNRSINTLEARLKHLSGEDILALGMRDLKQLERQLKIGVERVRSRKRRIVSDHATLLKRRHKQLQEENSRLHKRLKELQDGNISSGLVGENACTMFHQRIVHEEDFHNETGLPL; this is translated from the exons ATGGATGATG GTTGGGTTTTAAAGGAAATGGGGAGAGGCAAGGTTCAGTTGAAAAGAATTGAGAACCCAACAAACAGGCAAGTTACCTTCTCAAAGAGAAGAAATGGGCTTCTCAAGAAAGCTTTTGAGTTGTCCATTCTTTGTGATGCTGAAGTTGCCTTGCTTATCTTCTCTTCTTCTGGAAAGGTTTACCAGTTTGCAAGTCATGA CATGGATAGGACTGTTGCAAAGTATAGAAGGGAAGTAGGGCTGCCTGATTCAAGTAACCCCCAATTTAGAACCATGGAG TTTTGGAGAAGTGAGATTGATGAGTTAAATAGATCCATAAACACCTTGGAAGCTAGACTTAA GCACTTATCTGGAGAAGACATCTTAGCATTAGGCATGAGAGACTTGAAACAGCTTGAGCGCCAGTTGAAAATAGGCGTTGAACGTGTCCGCTCCAGAAAG AGACGCATTGTTTCGGATCACGCCACCTTGCTGAAGAGAAGG CACAAACAATTGCAAGAGGAGAACAGTCGCCTCCATAAAAGA TTGAAAGAGTTACAAGATGGCAATATCAGCTCAGGACTTGTGGGTGAAAATGCTTGCACCATGTTTCATCAAAG GATCGTTCATGAAGAAGATTTCCATAACGAAACAGGCCTCCCACTATGA
- the LOC107924238 gene encoding squamosa promoter-binding-like protein 13A: MDWNLKATSWDFTEFVEETVSNADTDIINGNESNSYKLVNSIGDFRVDLKLGQVGNSGELPSNKWKEPRVLKMESSSSSSKKARPTNIGTHPVVCLVDECNTDLSNCRDYHRRHKVCELHSKTAEVMINGLKQRFCQQCSRFHSLEEFDNGKRSCRARLDRHNRRRRKPQPDPLSHSRSYFSNYQGSQMLPFSSLQVYPSTSVVKTIWPESRYLNLKQPPAKQNLLLGSSSSNYREGKQQCSFLQGKNQTPAKASICQPVLGRVAPFSEGNGGCQSMLCDRLTTQVRDSDCALSLLSSPLSHTSGIGLSNMVQPQSFPLVQSLGPSLQDHIIEPMGSVVANGWETTVHGSGMFHMGSGGSSASEPPENLGFHWQ, from the exons atggacTGGAACTTGAAAGCTACATCATGGGATTTTACTGAATTTGTTGAGGAAACTGTATCAAACGCAGACACTGATATCATCAATGGCAATGAATCAAATAGCTATAAACTTGTTAACTCTATAGgggattttagagttgatttgaagCTTGGCCAAGTAGGAAATTCAGGTGAATTACCTTCTAACAAATGGAAGGAACCCAGAGTTTTAAAGATGGAATCTTCTTCTTCGAGTTCGAAGAAAGCTCGACCTACTAATATCGGGACTCATCCGGTTGTGTGCCTCGTTGACGAATGTAATACGGACCTTAGTAATTGTCGGGACTACCATAGGCGACATAAGGTGTGTGAGCTCCATTCTAAGACTGCTGAAGTTATGATCAATGGCCTAAAACAAAGATTCTGTCAACAATGCAGCAG gtTTCACTCACTGGAGGAGTTCGATAATGGGAAGAGAAGCTGCAGGGCACGTCTCGATAGACACAACCGGAGACGAAGGAAGCCTCAACCGGATCCCCTCTCACATTCTCGAAGCTATTTCTCCAATTACCAAG GTTCCCAAATGTTGCCATTCTCTAGTTTGCAAGTATATCCATCCACCAGTGTGGTGAAAACTATTTGGCCCGAATCTCGGTATCTCAACCTGAAGCAACCACCTGCGAAACAAAACCTTCTTCTAGGATCCTCTTCAAGCAACTACAGAGAAGGTAAGCAGCAATGCTCATTCTTGCAAGGCAAGAATCAAACACCTGCGAAAGCTTCCATTTGCCAGCCAGTCCTCGGGCGTGTTGCACCTTTCTCGGAAGGCAATGGGGGCTGCCAGAGCATGTTATGTGACAGGCTAACAACTCAAGTTCGGGATTCGGATTGTGCTCTCTCTCTTCTGTCATCTCCACTGTCGCATACATCTGGGATTGGGTTGAGTAACATGGTGCAGCCTCAGTCATTCCCCTTGGTGCAATCCTTGGGTCCGAGCCTACAAGACCACATTATAGAGCCTATGGGTTCGGTCGTTGCTAATGGCTGGGAGACTACGGTCCATGGCTCAGGAATGTTTCACATGGGTTCTGGTGGATCATCTGCAAGTGAACCCCCTGAAAATCTTGGCTTTCATTGGCAGTAG
- the LOC107924240 gene encoding 60S ribosomal protein L7a-2, translating to MAPKRGGKVVVPAKKKQEKVVNPLFEKRPKQFGIGGALPPKKDLHRFVKWPKVVRIQRKKRILKQRLKVPPALNQFTKTLDKNLATSLFKLLLKYRPEDKAAKKERLLKKAQAEAEGKAPETKKPIVVKYGLNHVTYLIEQNKAQLVVIAHDVDPIELVVWLPALCRKMEVPYCIVKGKSRLGSIVHKKTASVLCLTTVKNEDKLDFSKILEAIKANFNDKYDEYRKKWGGGIMGSKSQARTKAKEKLLAKEAAQRMT from the exons ATG GCCCCAAAGAGAGGAGGAAAGGTAGTTGTGCCGGCCAAGAAGAAACaa GAGAAGGTTGTGAATCCATTGTTTGAGAAGCGTCCAAAGCAATTCGGTATTGGAGGAGCTTTACCTCCAAAGAAGGATCTGCACCGTTTTGTGAAGTGGCCTAAGGTTGTTCGCATTCAAAGGAAAAAGAGGATCCTTAAGCAGAGGTTGAAAGTCCCACCAGCACTGAACCAGTTTACAAAGACTCTTGATAAAAACCTTG CAACAAGTCTGTTCAAGTTGCTCCTCAAGTATAGGCCGGAGGACAAGGCGGCCAAGAAGGAACGTCTCCTGAAGAAAGCCCAAGCTGAGGCTGAAGGAAAAGCTCCCGAAACAAAGAAGCCAATTGTTGTAAAATATGGACTCAACCACGTTACCTACCTCATTGAGCAG AACAAAGCACAATTGGTAGTTATTGCTCATGATGTGGATCCCATAGAGTTGGTAGTATGGCTCCCTGCATTGTGCAGAAAGATGGAGGTTCCATACTGCATTGTGAAGGGGAAATCACGTTTGGGATCG ATTGTCCACAAGAAAACTGCTTCCGTCTTATGCTTGACTACTGTCAAGAATGAGGATAAGTTGGACTTCAGCAAAATCCTTGAGGCTATCAAG GCAAACTTCAATGACAAATACGATGAGTACCGGAAGAAGTGGGGAGGTGGTATCATGGGGTCCAAGTCACAGGCCAGAACCAAGGCAAAGGAGAAGCTTCTTGCAAAAGAAGCTGCACAGAGGATGACTTAG